The DNA segment AGTCCCTCAAACTGGCGTGTCTACCAATTTCACCACGACCGCAATCTAAAACCAAAAAACCAGCAATAACAAAAGCTTAAGGATTGGGCGGAGCCTGTGCCGCCGATGGCTGAACCGGAGCCTGCTGTTCGGATTGCTCCTTGAGACGCTCTTTCAACCCGACATCACCGCTCTTGCCCTGCATGACCGTCAGAGTTATCGACGTGATCATGAATATCAAAGCTGCGCCATAAGTTAATTTCCCTAGCAGGGAAGTCGCACCTGTGGCGCCAAACACACCTGAACTACTGCCACCCCCGAATGCCGCACTGACCCCACCCTCGTTGCCACCCTGAACGAGTACAACTAGGATCATGAACAACGCAACAGTCACATGCACAATCTCAATAAGTATCTCTGCCATCGGTCCGTCCGCTCCTTGGGTGATCGGTGAATCTACGACCGAGTGTACGATAAAATGGTGGCGCCTCCCAGAATCGAACTGGGGACACGAGGATTTTCAATCCTCTGCTCTACCGACTGAGCTAAAGCGCCATGCTTCCCCAAAAGGAAGTTAGTATGTATGCGCCTATTTTGTGATAGTCAATGGATAACTAGCAGGCCACCTTTAATTGACCTCTCGTGTGCTAATCCGGAGCCCTGAATGACCACTAAGCCCAAGCGTGAACGCCCCCTCGTAATTGCCGGGCCCTGTGCGGCCGAATCCTTTGAACTGATG comes from the Deltaproteobacteria bacterium genome and includes:
- the secG gene encoding preprotein translocase subunit SecG, whose translation is MAEILIEIVHVTVALFMILVVLVQGGNEGGVSAAFGGGSSSGVFGATGATSLLGKLTYGAALIFMITSITLTVMQGKSGDVGLKERLKEQSEQQAPVQPSAAQAPPNP